The following DNA comes from Triticum aestivum cultivar Chinese Spring chromosome 3D, IWGSC CS RefSeq v2.1, whole genome shotgun sequence.
ttggtcacttgaacaattcatgaaagaatattgaaggaagagagatttgacatataaatatactattttggacatcttctatgattgtgagccccattaattattttcaaacttgagcaaattagttgaagttggacaaggaagacaacgtaatgagttatgtttgggtatatttgtatagaagttatattgttatggatcctctaataCGTGGTGTTTGCTTAGggtcttttgctagccaaaattttgtactaagtagagatactacttgtgcatccaaaacccttaaaccccgtttcatgccatgagtgtccaccatatctacctatggattgaataagatcattcaagtaagttgtcatcggtgcaaaaagcaataaaaattgctcctaaatatgtatgatcttttattgtaagggaaaataagcattgtacgaacttgtgatggtaaagaaataaaagcgacggactgcataataaaggttgctatcacaaagggaaatacaatgtgacgttcctttgcattaagggtttgcacatccaaaattaaaaagtgcatgacaacctctgcttccctctgcgaagggcctatcttttactttcatgtatttatttttatgcaagagtcagtagtattccttcttagTTCAACCTCatttattctttagttggcaagcatcatgtggtggggatagatccaagcatatatggctattcaaatatatttgatcatgaattatttttgttgacaattatctatatgataaataatttgggaggcgaaacattaagctcctatctttctctatgtttgacggatgctatttgttctaaaaatatgctttgagtgttagcgatcatggaagactatattatagttgagtatgtgaaatttgctaaatcaaagctcttacatagacccttcctgaaagtaagatgaattgcaattgtttggtgactgagaacgtagtttgctagttttcaagaaactttatggtctatactttaacatgtgaatagcttgttacttgatcatgagaatttTTATGAGAggagctactgtttatgatatataatgatgctagaaaaagtgtttgggactatcattgatcaaacttatgcactatgctagcattcacatttcataaataatttcttttatcatttacctaatcgagtacgagcaggaattaagcttggggatactgatatgtctccaacgtatctataatttatgaagtattcatgccatgtctacaacaattttatatggttttggtatgatttgattagaaccaacctggactgacgttattttcagtagaactaccgtggtatcgttttttgtgcagaaataaaaattctcggaatgggctgaaactttacggtgattttttatggaccaaaagagaaccgTGAAGCACAAAaattggaccagaagagtcccgaggcgacgacaagttaggggggcgcgccctaccccccccccccccccccgcggagggtgctcctaccttgtcgctgcctcgtggacccccttgacatgagaccgacgcaaaaaattcctataaataccaaaacccccagaaagaaacctagatcgggggttccgccgcagcaagcctctgtagccacgaaaaatcaatctaggccctctctggcaccctgccggagggcgccatcatcaccggaggcaatggaggaggatcccggaaggggccctcatcaccatggaggccaaggaccagagggagaacctatccccatctaggggggaggccatggaggaggaataaCAAGGGGgagaccctctccccctctctctcggtggcgccggagtgccaccgggggaaccatcgctgcggtgatcgtcttcatcaacatcacgtTCATCATCTcttttcagcggtccactctctcgtaCCCCACTGTAatcacctacttgaacatggtgctttatgccacatattatgatccaatgatgtgttgccatcctatgatgttttgagtatatttcttttgtcttttgggttgattgatgatatagattggtttgagttgtatgttttattttggtgttgtcctatggtgccttccgtgccgcgcacacgtgagggactcccgttgtagggtgttgcaatacgttcatgattcgcttatagtgggttgcttgagtgacagaagcataaacccgaataagggggttgttgcgtatgggataaaggagacttgatactttaatgctatggttgggttttaccttaatgatctttagtagttgtgggtgcttgctagagttccaatcataagtgcatatgatccaaggagagaaagtatgttagcttatgcatctccctcatataaaattgcaatgacgactaccgatcttgttaacaattgcctaggacaattccgcacaccgacccatcattattccacactcgctatttataatatatagtaatatattctaactttatgttaacatcacctacttttatattttagttctctgatatcatgcaaagttatcctcttcatacccacaacgtagttttatttctcgtttctagatgaaagcaaacgttcggtgtacgtggagtcgtatcaatggcagataggacttgagagaatattgatcttacctttagctccttgtgggttcgacactccatacttatcacttccacctttggcaattgctaagatgattcgtTGCACTTGGGATTAtcacatagccattgccagaaaccctagacaatttggTTTCATCAAtacggatcttggtctcaccgagatggccttgcaaactctcggtttccctttgtaacatttcggtcccaccgaaatgagcgatcggtcctacCGAGTGTGCTTGACAtcctctctgttgccttattgcttcacttcggtctaacCAAGTTGATgctatcggtgccaccgagttgatgtttgccataagccctagtacatcggtcccaccgagttgttccagtcagtcccaccgagattcctaacgttcacattttgaactgaatcgatctcaccgagttcttctattcggtctgaccgagttgggtcaaatgtgtataacggttggattttgtgtggaggctatatatacccctccacgccCTTCTCCATCAGTGAGagagtcatcagaacgtgcctacacttccactactcattttctgagagagaaccacctactcatgtgttgagaccaagatattccaatcctatcacaagaatcttgatctctaaccttccccaagttgctttccactcaaatcatcttttcaccattgccaaatctgtgagagagagttgagtgctggggagactatcatttaaagcacaaaagcaaggagttcatcatcaacacaccatctattacctttcggagagtggtgtctcctagattggttatgtgtctcttggccaaatctgtgagagagagttgagtgttggggagactatcatttgaagcacaaaagcaatgagttcatcatcaacacaccatctattaccttttgaagagtggtgtctcctagattgattaggtgtctcttgggagccttcgacaagattgttgagttgaaccaagaagtttgtaagggcaaggagatcgtctacttcgtgaagatctacctgagtgaggcaagtccttcatgggcgttggccatggtgggatagacaaggctgcttcttcgtggacccttcgtgggtggagccctccgtagactcgcacaaccgttacccttcgtaggttgaagtctccatcaacgtggacgtacgatagcaccacctatcagaaccacgccaaaaatctccgtgtctacattgtgtttgccttctccaaacccttccctttacctccatatgcaatgttttacttttcgctgctactcttagaattgcatgtgtatgttgattgcttgacttgtactaattgctaaaatctgccaacaattaaaattgggaaaatgttagatttttatttggtcaagtagtctaatcaacccccccccccccccccccccccccccccccccccccccccccccccccccccccccccccggtagacctactttcgatcctacacaaacATATTCATTTTGTACTTCACAGTGTAAACACTCCAATTGGAGTGGTGACTGTTGAGAATTCTATAAAACTATAATCTACGGATAACTTCAGTCAAAATTAGTTGATCCTGTGATACCCACTTACCCAGTATTCGGTCCACAAGAAAAGCACATACACACCCCATGCATCGAACATCCTAAAGAGCTGACAGATCAGCTCTCTTGTTTTCAGTTTATTCAATTCCAGATCGGCAAATCGGACAATTTCTCTGCAGTTCATCAGCTGAAGCAGTTTAACCCCTAAACTAAAGATAAACTCTGCAGATGTATAAACTGGCTCCAGGTAGATCAATTTACAGTGAGGCGGCTATACTCATTGACTCCTTTGATTGCTGTGCTATGAGTCAAGGATCTGGAATGTCTGAAGAGGGAAGAAACCTCATCAGAAAGCTCGAGAGTGACCATACACAGATAACGCCAAGAATTTGAAGAACAGTCAGTAGTGCCCCTAAGGAGTTCATGATAGACAAAGTTTGATTTGTTGCCTCAGTTCCTCTAACAGAAAAGGTGAGTGCTGTCACCAGTTGAGCTGCCCTGTTCAGTtggtgaagcctgtagacctgtaaGGATGGATGGGGAAATGAGACATGCTAAGAACTACCAAAATATTTCACTCAAGAAGAACGTCAGCTAAGATGTAGTTACATGATTTGTTGGAACGAACATGAGAAAAGTATATGTCACAATAGCAGTAGTCATAGTCAGGAAAGTAGGAAGCTATAGTGTATGGTGTAAACTGTAGGCAATCCTTTAATAACAGCAGTCAGGCCTAAGCTATACTATATTTACCATTTACCAATGAAATGAAACGAATAGTTATCACATGAGGGAACAAGTTGCTAACAGCCTAGAACCAGTATTGAATATTGACCAGTGATCACTATAAGGAAACTGGGCCCTGTATTATGAATGGTGTGTTTTTTAGCTTGTATTACGAATGATGTGTTGTGTGACTTGTGCCTAAAATCCTCAACCAGACTGAAATTAAACATGAACCATGTAATATATTGGGTTCTCATCATATTGTTTACGAAAATATCAGGACATTACTTTGCCTCATTGAtacaaagttatcatttctgaagGATGGAAAGTAGAGCAGACAAGCCTTATGTGTTGTGGATGAGCAACAAACTCAGTTGCTACTCTTTGTTGTTTGCATGCTACGCACAAGGCAGCCAGCCCTTACATCCAAGAATATCCAACAAAATATGGATAAGGACCTTACTGTTAGGAAAGTAAGGATTAATTGCtattccctctgttccaaaatataagacgttGCAGTTTAatttgaactgcgaaaacgtcttatatttaggaacagaggtaatATTTGTTAGGGATTTGATCTCTTTCATCTTAAATATTGCTTGGGAGGAGGCCCACATATATGAAAGGGGCTACCATCATGTCCATTGTAAGCAAGCAATCAATAAACCTTATACAGTCCCTTGTATATCTCCTGTTTCCCCCTCTCCTTTGTATATCACACGTCCTTTTCGTATATACCATCCTTGTACCTTTTGTGATTAACAAATTCTATTTTCATGCCTTCCATGTGGTTATCAGTTAAAGAAAAGCAGTCAATAAGCCAGATTGTTTTAATATTTGTCAGAATTGTTAGTCAAGTTATCCCATAGAATCTAGTATCGGAGCTTCATTTCTCAGGTTTGTCCAAGCTTTCACAACATCTCTACAACATGGGGCTACAAAGGGTCGCAGCCATGGCGGCACTTCAGCTCGAGGATGAGCTGCCTTTGAGGACCAGTGATGATATGTGCACACTATGCACAAGGCAACTGCCCCTAGCATCCAAGTGAATAAGGATATCTAACCACAAGCAGATAAGAATCGTATTGATAGGAAAGCAGGGGTAAATTGCTATTTGTTAAGGATTAAAAATTATTTTCCATATTGCTAGGGAGTAGTCCAACGACCTATAAATGGGCCTACCCCGCATGTATAATGACTTATATTCTGCAAATGGCTCCACGTTATCATTAAGCAATTGCAAATTTACTAAATGGACTGATAAACCAAACTCTGAAACATCAGGTCACCACGAATGACTACCATCTTAACAATGGCATAAACATATCCACCCAATCACACTTGATTATAACTCGAAAGGGTAACTTCAGGATCCAAACAATACCAGGATAAAGTAAGAACCACATTACCTTAAAGATAATAGGGATAACTGGCCAAGAAGGTGATTTCCGATGCCGTGCATACTGTTCGAATGCGAATTGTACAACAAGACCTACCAGATAAGGTGCAAGAGTAGCTGAAGCTGCTGGACCAGTCCAGGGCCAAACCATGCCCATTGTCAGAAGCGGTATTATCAGGCTTAGAACCATCGTTGTTACTGAAGAAATTCGGAAAAATCTAGCTTTTGACCAGATGTAGCTCTTAGGTGCTACCTGCTGCAAAGGTCTCCAGACTTTATCAATCAACAGGACAAAAATCCCAACTCCTCCGTAAAACAGAGCCTCAGTGAAGAATAGTATAAGGAAATCTGCACACAACAATAAAATTCTATCAGTAATGCAGCTATGGCTAGTTTTTATCCAAATGAGGAATGGTATATGTAGTGTCTTTGGAGTAGATGTGTAAATATATTCCAAGAACGAATTACGTGCATCGGTGTTCATTTAAGGGAAAGAAAATTGTTACAATGTGTATGGGGGATGATCAGATGTAAAGCAATGAAATTACCTATTTTCAATCACCAATTACTTACATGCCTTTTAATGGAATAAATGCTACTAACAGGCACAGATATATGATTGTCTTAAATGGTAACCAACATAACTGATTTCCCTCAGCTAATAAAAGGTGGGACTGGGAGGTAAAGGAATGAGATAAAAGACACTATCAGAGTTGTTGAGGATGAAAAGAACAAATTTCTGAATTATCACAGAAAGGATACCTGTCAACAGGGAATCCTCAAACACGGCTGAGAGTACTCTCCGCAGGTAAAGCGATGGAAGAACCAAGAATGCCACAAGAATAGTTGGACCAACAAACCATACTAATCTAGATGCTTCCTTGCCAGGATGTGGCACACTCTCCACACTTAACGTTTGAGAGCTGCCGCCATGAAATGAGATGAATCCCGGTTTTCCAGCACTCCTCTCAGTAAAATCGGAGCCCAAAGATGCAGAGGAATCTGCAGTATTACTCTTGGTATCTTCTAAGACTGGCGTGTCCGAGGTAAGTGAAGCAATTGGCTCCTGTTTGTCGCTAGCAGTGCAGGAAACAATTCGCTTAATATGTCCATCATGGTTGCCGGAGCTCCTTAGAACTTGTTCTGTTAACATGTGGTAAAATCAACGTAAACGGCTATGTGTATTCAATAAAGAGCTTTTCATAAAGTAAGGGGAAAAATTACCTTTTAGAGTGCCCAAGTACTGCATCCTACATCCATTTACCCTTTGAACTGCAAATGATCCTGCAAGCTGAGAGATAACCCTGTGTCAAACCAGACAATTCACCGCAATTTTCATGTTCATAGCATCCAGAATCGCAGAAGTATATGGAGCATAGAGTAGGTACATGTAAGTATGTAACTGTCAAAATTTAAGAGGTACTCGTATTTCAGTAAAAAGTCTACCAAAAAATGACTGAAACTCATTGGCACGTTGACATCGCACCCAATAGAGGGAATAAAATCATCCTTTTCGAATTATCCATACGGGGGACTAAAACTTCCACCAGTAACTAATTAAAACTCACCTAATCGCTAACCAAGCACGAAATAGGAGGTCATACAGATAGAGGAAAAATGCTCTAGGCGTTTGGGCACGAGGAGGAGGGGATTGCCTTGGGATAGGAGCAGGCTACGGAGCTGAGGCGGCAGCGAGGAGAGGCGGAGAAGGCCGAAGCAGACGGGGAGGCGGCCCTGGGGCGGAGCCGGAGGACGGTGGGGCCTGCCACGGCGGCCATGGTCCGTTGCGCTATCTGGCAGCAGCAAGGGGAAGAGGACGGTGGGACGGACGGACGGGCGCCCCGGCCGCTTGGCCCGGTGAGGTTTGTTTGGTGTGGTGGTCGTCAGACTGCCGCACGAGAACTGTGACGTCGGGGCCCAGATgtcagatttttttctttttttagaagaATTCAGTTTTTTTTATAGAGAAGTTTGTTTTTTAAAGAACATGCATATGCGGACGGGCCTAGTATGTACAGCTGGGCTGCAATTTCACGGGGAAAACACGGCCGGGAAACTCGAGCCGATCGCAGACGGCGGCGCTCCGCGCACGTCCGCGTGGGATGGGCCAGCCCATTGTATTTCCATGTGCGTTGTTA
Coding sequences within:
- the LOC123078874 gene encoding uncharacterized protein, with the protein product MAAVAGPTVLRLRPRAASPSASAFSASPRCRLSSVACSYPKLAGSFAVQRVNGCRMQYLGTLKEQVLRSSGNHDGHIKRIVSCTASDKQEPIASLTSDTPVLEDTKSNTADSSASLGSDFTERSAGKPGFISFHGGSSQTLSVESVPHPGKEASRLVWFVGPTILVAFLVLPSLYLRRVLSAVFEDSLLTDFLILFFTEALFYGGVGIFVLLIDKVWRPLQQVAPKSYIWSKARFFRISSVTTMVLSLIIPLLTMGMVWPWTGPAASATLAPYLVGLVVQFAFEQYARHRKSPSWPVIPIIFKVYRLHQLNRAAQLVTALTFSVRGTEATNQTLSIMNSLGALLTVLQILGVICVWSLSSFLMRFLPSSDIPDP